The region GGCCCCGATCACCACGCCTGTGGGGACCGGTTTCCGCAGCATCAATGTCTACCTCCGTCAGGAACTGGGCCTGTTTGCCTGCATTCGTCCTTGCAAGTGGTATCCCGGTGTTCGCAGCTACTTCAGCAAGCTGGGCGTCGACATTGTCATCGTTCGCGAAAACACCGAAGACCTTTACGCCGGTGTCGAATTCGAGAAGGGCAAGCCAGAAACTTCCCAGTTGATCGAATTCATCAATGGCCTGCCTTCGGATCGCAAGATCAAAACCGGTGCAGAAGAAACGGGCGTTTCGATCAAGCCGATCAGCATCAGCGGTACCGAACGCATCGTTCGCTGTGCTTTCGATTACGCTCAAAAGAACGGCCGTAAGAAGGTCACTGCCGTTCATAAAGCGAACATCATGAAGTACTCCGACGGCTTGTACCTGGCCACCGCCGAACAAGTCGCCAAGGATTACCCTGGCATCGAATTCGAAGAACGTATCGTCGACAACATGTGCATGCAGTTGGTACAGAAGCCAGAACTGTACGACGTGATCGTTCTGCCTAACTTGTACGGCGACATCGTCAGCGACCTCGGTGCCGGCATCGTCGGCGGTCTCGGCGTCGCCCCAGGTGCCAACATCGGCCCTGAAGGCGCCGTCTTCGAAGCAACCCATGGTTCCGCTCCGAAGTACAAGGGCCAAAACAAAGTTAACCCAACCGCTCTGATTCTGTCCGGCATGCTGATGCTTCAGCACATGGGCGAAACAGATGCGGCGAAGCGTCTGGAACAAGCGGTTGCCGACGTCATCAAGGAAGGTAAGGACGTCACGTACGACCTGAAGCCAAACCGTGACGATCCATCCGCCGTCGGCACCCAGGAAATGGCCGACGCCATTTGTGCCAAGCTGAAGGGTTAAACCTTCTGCGGTTAAATCGAATCGATCGAAAGGGACAAGCCGCGAGGTTTCGTCCCTTTCGTTGTTCATGCACCCTAACGAACCAACACCACGATGCTCACCGCTCGCGACTTCAAAGAGATTGTCAGTGGCCGCCGCAAAGGAATCGGCTCGACGCTTTTGCGTGGGCTGATGTGGGGAACGTCGCTGTTCTATGGCATTGGTGTTGGTGTTCGCAATCGACAATACGACACAAACGTTCGCCCCGGCGAGTCCGTGGATGTTCCTGTCATTAGCGTCGGCAACCTCACACTTGGCGGTACCGGTAAAACGCCCATGGTAGCTTGGCTGGCACGATGGTTTCGCGAGCGAAATATTCGCGTGACACTCATCAGCCGCGGCTATGGTGCCGAACAGGGAGCTCAGAACGACGAAGCGAAAGAACTCGAGCAACTGTTACCGGACGTTCCTCATCTGCAGAATCCAGATCGCGTCGCTGCAGCGCAAGTTGCCACGGAAGAACTTGCCGCTCAAGTTCTTTTGCTAGACGATGCCTTCCAACACCGCCGCATTGCCCGCGATCTCGACATCGTTCTGATCGACGCTACCGAACCCTTTGGTTTTGGTTATCTCTTTCCTCGTGGAACGTTACGCGAGCCGGTCCAAAGCCTTAATCGGGCCGACGTCATTGTTCTGACACGCGGTGACATGGTAAGCAGCGAAGAGCGGCAAGCCATCTGGAAGCGGATCACTCAGCTTGACCACAACGCGGTGCTGGTCGAAATGCATCACCAGCCGAGTCGTCTCTTGAATTTCAGCGGGCAGACAGAGTCTCTGGAAAGCTTGCGCGGCAAGAAAGTGCTCGCTTTTTGCGGCATTGGCAATCCGAGCGGATTTGAACATACGCTTGTCGAAGCGGGTATGGAAGTTGCCGAGTTAAAGCCGTTCGACGACCATCACGATTACCAACGCGAAGATATCAACCTGCTGGAACATTGGACCACGCAGCACGACGATGTCGACGCGGTGGTCTGCACCCACAAAGACCTCGTGAAGATCGGACTCGATCGCTTCCTCGA is a window of Bremerella sp. TYQ1 DNA encoding:
- a CDS encoding isocitrate/isopropylmalate dehydrogenase family protein is translated as MAYEVTLITGDGTGPELAEAARKCVDATGVEINWDVQEAGVDVMERTGTPIPDSTIESVRRTKCALKAPITTPVGTGFRSINVYLRQELGLFACIRPCKWYPGVRSYFSKLGVDIVIVRENTEDLYAGVEFEKGKPETSQLIEFINGLPSDRKIKTGAEETGVSIKPISISGTERIVRCAFDYAQKNGRKKVTAVHKANIMKYSDGLYLATAEQVAKDYPGIEFEERIVDNMCMQLVQKPELYDVIVLPNLYGDIVSDLGAGIVGGLGVAPGANIGPEGAVFEATHGSAPKYKGQNKVNPTALILSGMLMLQHMGETDAAKRLEQAVADVIKEGKDVTYDLKPNRDDPSAVGTQEMADAICAKLKG
- the lpxK gene encoding tetraacyldisaccharide 4'-kinase produces the protein MLTARDFKEIVSGRRKGIGSTLLRGLMWGTSLFYGIGVGVRNRQYDTNVRPGESVDVPVISVGNLTLGGTGKTPMVAWLARWFRERNIRVTLISRGYGAEQGAQNDEAKELEQLLPDVPHLQNPDRVAAAQVATEELAAQVLLLDDAFQHRRIARDLDIVLIDATEPFGFGYLFPRGTLREPVQSLNRADVIVLTRGDMVSSEERQAIWKRITQLDHNAVLVEMHHQPSRLLNFSGQTESLESLRGKKVLAFCGIGNPSGFEHTLVEAGMEVAELKPFDDHHDYQREDINLLEHWTTQHDDVDAVVCTHKDLVKIGLDRFLDKPLWAVTIEANIVDGLPQLEERLSQIVQQIPDDPYADY